AAGGTGGGGCGAGCATTGAGATGAAATAGGCAAATCAATGCGTGGACGCCGAATAGTGGCGCGAGGCGAAGAACAGTAAGTTGCATAACGAACCATGTGTGAGGAAACGATGTGATTGCCCATTTGTCGATGCTCAAGAATGGCAATCTTGGAGAACACGTTTCACCCTGAAGATGTCGCTACTATGATGCCCAGTGAATTTGCCGATGCGATCTTTGTCCAGAAAAAATTAAGACTTATTGACCATCAAAAAGGCGTGCATTTGCACGCCTAAATTCAATTTAGCGAAGTTGATCACTAATAAATGCGGTAATTTCTAGGACTGCTTGTTTGGTTTGTTCAGCTCGTCAATTGCATAACGTGCGATCGTTAGGCTTAGTTTTGCTTGTTCGGTGGCGGATAGGGTCTGCCAATCGCGGTTGAGAAGAGGCGATGTTTGTGTGTCCCCCCGCATGGCATAGGCCATTGGCCGCGCTAAGACTTGGAGATCTTCGATCGCCCAGTTGGGTAGTGCCGATTGCACACAATTTGCTAACTGATCAGCCAGATTATCACCTTGGTTCAGCAACTGTTCGGCTTGCGCCGCGATGCTGTTGAGGATTTGCTGAGGGACGCTCGCAAATTTCCGAGTTAAAGCGGTTTGGACGGTGCTATCCCACAATTGGTCGAGCTGATTGAAGAAATTACTCGATTGTTGCTCAATTTCTGCGTCATCAAAGGCATTAAGCGGCGTGTCCGCATCGATGTCGAGATAGTTGAAGAAATTGCTGCTTTCCGGCAAGACTGGATTCCAGGGATAAGCAATTTTGCTGTCAGCGATTTCGGCAATCTCGATCGTTGAGGCGTCGATCGGATGCTTGATCTCACATCGCACATCATCGCGGTTTACAATTGCATTGAACAAATCGCTCTCCGCTTGAACGACGTTATCTGGCACAGATTCGGGGTTAGAGTATTGGTTGGAGTGTTGTGTCATAACGGTTTCCCGCATTCCCTGCTTGATCTGAAATATTGGCTGTCGATACCTACATGGGAATTCGATGTAATTCCGCAATTGGCTACTAATTTAACTGATCTCACCGCCTTTGCAACGAAACCCAACCATTAGTCTGCTTGTCGCCTGGCCCAGTGGGTGGCGATGTGGCACATGTTTTACAGGAGTTCTGTCCGATGCCTCAACCATCCGTCGATCAACTTTTACAGAACCTTCACAACAACGATGAAAAGCTGCGCGAACGGGCCACGCAAGCACTATGGAATACTTGGTTTGAGCAAAAAGGTGTTGTGGGATTGCAACGTCTGCAACGGGCGCAACTGTTGCTTCAAACAGGGCAAATTGAGCGAGCAATTGTCTTGCTCGACCAGTTAATTGCGGAAATGCCTGATTTTGCGGAAGCCTGGAATCGGCGCGCTGTGCTGTATTTTACTCAGCAACGCTATGCCGCCGCAATTGATGATTGCCAAGTGGTGGTGCATGCCATCCCCATCCATTTTGGTGCTTGGTCGGGCATGGCACGTTGCTACGCCGCCCTGAATGATTATCAACAGGCAATTGTGGCAGTGCGCCGAGCCCTTGATCTACAGCCCTATGC
The sequence above is drawn from the Romeriopsis navalis LEGE 11480 genome and encodes:
- a CDS encoding tetratricopeptide repeat protein, with product MPQPSVDQLLQNLHNNDEKLRERATQALWNTWFEQKGVVGLQRLQRAQLLLQTGQIERAIVLLDQLIAEMPDFAEAWNRRAVLYFTQQRYAAAIDDCQVVVHAIPIHFGAWSGMARCYAALNDYQQAIVAVRRALDLQPYALENQRLLLECTAQLT